The window GGTGCGGAATCACCTCGAAGACCGTGTGATCGTAGATGTAGAGCCCCGTCACCGCGAGGTTCGACTTCGGCGCGGAAGGCTTTTCCGCGATCGATAGCACGCGCCCCGTCTCGTCGAGCTCGGCGACGCCGAAGCGCTCCGGGTCGGGCACTTCCTTGAGGAAGATCATCGCGCCCGTCTCGCCCTGCGCGAGGTAGCCGTGGACGTGCGTAGCGACCGAATCCTCGAAGATGTTGTCGCCCAGATGCACGGCGACGGACTGTCCCGCGGCGAAATCGCGCGCGAGCCCCAGCGCTTCGGCGATGCCGCCGGCGCGGTCCTGCACCTTGAAGGTGAAGTTCACGCCGAACTGCCGCCCCGAGCCGAGCTGCTGCACCATGTGGCCCATGTGGTCGCGGCCCGTGACGACGAGAATGTCGCGCAGGCCCGCCCGTTTGAACTGGGCGATCGCGTGATAAATCATCGGCACGCGGCCCACGGGCAACAGGTGTTTGTTGGTGATGTCGGTCAGCGGACGCATGCGCGTCGCCGTTCCGCCCGCAAGAATCACCCCACGCATCGGTCACTCCCTCGGTCTTCTGACGCGATCATCGGCGTTCTAACACAGACGTCCGGCCCTGTCAGTCCAGAACCTCGGACGCCCAGTCGAGCGCCATCCGGCCGATCGCGGGCGACGCGGTCAGCCCCGGCGATTCGATGCCGATCATGTGCAGGATGCGCGGATCGTCCGACTGCGCCGCGATGTGAAAGTCGGGCGCGGGCTCGCCAGGACCGTGACGTTTGGGACGAATCCCCGACGGGCCCATACGCAGGTCGCCGCGTTCGATGGCCGGACACAGCCGGTGCGCTTCCGCAAAAAAGTCGTCCGGCGAACGGCGATTCGCTTCGTAGTCGGTCTTATCCTCAATGAAACGTGCGTCGGGCCCGAGCCAGAGTTCTCCGTCGACGGTTCGCGTCAGGTGGACGCCCAACCCCAGATGTCCGGGAACGGGATATACGAGGTTGGAAACGACATGCGCCTTTTTGGGAATGACCACGGCGTATTCGCCCCGGCACGGATGAATGCGATGACCGGCCTCGCCGCACATGGCCGCGACCTCGTCGGCGTAGAGCCCCGCCGCATTGACGACGACGCGGGCACGCACTCGGCCCCGCGTGGCCGTGGCGATCTCGATGCCCGCCGCGTCGCGCTCGACGCCGGTCACCTCCGCGTTCGCGAGCACGACGCCGCCCGCCGCGAGCAAGCGGGCTTCCAGGGCGCGCAGATACGCGCCGACGTTGAACACGCCCGTGCCCGGAGAATACAGCGCGGGCCGCGCGACGACGTGCGGCTCCAGCGCGCGGACCTGGGCCGGGTCGAGCAGGCGACGATCCGTCACGCCGTTTTGCAGGGCGTTTTCGCGTAGGCGCTCCAGCGTGGCGATTTCGGTGCCGTCCTGCGCCACGATCAGCTTGCCGCCGATGCGGTGGGGGATTTCCCACTCGCGCAGGCGTGCGATCAGGCGGCGGCGGCCCTGCACGCACAGCCGCGCCTTCAGCGAGCCGTTGGGGTAGTAGATGCCCGCGTGGATGACGCCGCTGTTGTGCGTCGAGGTTTCTTCGCCGAGCCGCGCGTGGCGCTCGAATAAAACCACCGACCGGCCACGCTGCGCGAGATCGTACGCGCACGACAGCCCGACCACGCCGCCGCCGATCACCGCCACATCGATTTCGGGTTCGCGCATGCGTCGTCCATCGGTTGTTTCCGCTCGTACTTTGCGCGCGCGGTGCGCGGGGGTCAACGAACTCAACTCTGTCGGCGGGCGGCGAAATGGGCTAAGACACGCGGGATGAATGCGCCGATGCCCCCGACGTGCGTTTTGAGCCTGGATGTCGAGGAGTGGTATCAGGTCGAGAACCTGCGCCCGCTCTATCCTCCTTCGACATGGGCGACGCAGGAGTCACGCTGCGATCGCTCGACGCGGCTGTATTTGGACATTCTGCGCGAAGGCGGCGTCGCGGGCGGAACGCTTTTTGTTCTGGGAGAGGTGGCCCGCCGACTGCCCGCGATGGTGCGGGAATTTTCCGACGCGGGTTTCGAAGTCGCCTCGCACGGCATGGATCACCGCTCGAACTTCGAGCTGACGCCCGACGAGATCGACGCGAACCTGCGCGACAGCAAGGCGCTGCTCGAAGACCTCGCGGGGCGCGAGGTGACGGGCTATCGCGCGCCGAGCTTCACGATCAGCCAGGCCATTCTGGAGCGCGTCGCGGAGGCGGGTTACCGCTACGATTCGAGCCTGAACGAGTTTTCGATGCACGACCGCTACGGGCGGCTCGACACCGAGCGCATGACGCGTCCCGCGCCCGGTGCGTATCGCGACGGTTCGACGGGGCTGCTGGAGTTTCCCGTGGCGACGCGGCGGGTCCTCGGGGGCACGGTCGCGTGGGGCGGGGGAGGGTACTTTCGGCTCTACCCGCCCGGCGTGTTCCTTTCGGGCGCGCGTCGCATCCTCGCCGATACGGGGCTTT is drawn from Deltaproteobacteria bacterium and contains these coding sequences:
- a CDS encoding NAD(P)/FAD-dependent oxidoreductase codes for the protein MREPEIDVAVIGGGVVGLSCAYDLAQRGRSVVLFERHARLGEETSTHNSGVIHAGIYYPNGSLKARLCVQGRRRLIARLREWEIPHRIGGKLIVAQDGTEIATLERLRENALQNGVTDRRLLDPAQVRALEPHVVARPALYSPGTGVFNVGAYLRALEARLLAAGGVVLANAEVTGVERDAAGIEIATATRGRVRARVVVNAAGLYADEVAAMCGEAGHRIHPCRGEYAVVIPKKAHVVSNLVYPVPGHLGLGVHLTRTVDGELWLGPDARFIEDKTDYEANRRSPDDFFAEAHRLCPAIERGDLRMGPSGIRPKRHGPGEPAPDFHIAAQSDDPRILHMIGIESPGLTASPAIGRMALDWASEVLD
- a CDS encoding DUF3473 domain-containing protein encodes the protein MPPTCVLSLDVEEWYQVENLRPLYPPSTWATQESRCDRSTRLYLDILREGGVAGGTLFVLGEVARRLPAMVREFSDAGFEVASHGMDHRSNFELTPDEIDANLRDSKALLEDLAGREVTGYRAPSFTISQAILERVAEAGYRYDSSLNEFSMHDRYGRLDTERMTRPAPGAYRDGSTGLLEFPVATRRVLGGTVAWGGGGYFRLYPPGVFLSGARRILADTGLFVFYLHPWELDPEQPRVRGLGAWRAFRHYNNLTKTAGRLRDFIAALKADGVRFASMRELCGELSPTHA
- a CDS encoding NTP transferase domain-containing protein, with the protein product MRGVILAGGTATRMRPLTDITNKHLLPVGRVPMIYHAIAQFKRAGLRDILVVTGRDHMGHMVQQLGSGRQFGVNFTFKVQDRAGGIAEALGLARDFAAGQSVAVHLGDNIFEDSVATHVHGYLAQGETGAMIFLKEVPDPERFGVAELDETGRVLSIAEKPSAPKSNLAVTGLYIYDHTVFEVIPHLKPSQRGELEITDVNNHYVRIGKMKAVRLGGYWTDAGTLESWRHATELAWSKSFDDLFEKSE